The DNA region GCCGGTCTTTTGTTCCAGGATCGGATCCACCTGGGTGTAGTTGCCCACTGCGCCGGAGATCATGCCGACGCTGACCGCGTCCACAGCCCGCAGCAGGCGCAGTCGGTTGCGCTGCATCTCATCGTACCACAGCGCGAACTTGAGGCCAAAACAGGTGGGCTCGGCATGGATGCCGTGGCTGCGGCCGATGCAGGGGGTGGCCTGGTAGCGCAGAGCCTGCGTCTTGAGAACCTTCTGAAGTTGATCGAGGTCCTTGAGCAAAATCGCCCCGGCCTCGCGCAGCAGCAGCGCCAGGCTGGTGTCGAGCAGATCCGATGACGTCATGCCCATATGAATGTAGCGGGATTCCTCTCCCACCTGTTCGGCCACGCTGGTCAG from bacterium includes:
- a CDS encoding adenylosuccinate lyase, producing MISRYTRPAMGALWSDENKYRTWLQVELAACEAHAELGHIPAEALQRIRDKAGFEAARIDEIEAQVKHDVIAFLTSVAEQVGEESRYIHMGMTSSDLLDTSLALLLREAGAILLKDLDQLQKVLKTQALRYQATPCIGRSHGIHAEPTCFGLKFALWYDEMQRNRLRLLRAVDAVSVGMISGAVGNYTQVDPILEQKTG